The Hypomesus transpacificus isolate Combined female chromosome 6, fHypTra1, whole genome shotgun sequence genomic interval GTGCCCCGGCCCATGGCAAAGCGAAGTGTCCGGATACACTGACATGGGTCCCGGTGTACCATCCTACTTCCAGGACGAGACCCAGTCAATGAGGTGTCCACCTCAACAAAATCAACCCCAGCCGCCACCACCACAGACCAAGGAGGCACAGCCTCCTCAACCCGAGCCAACACCACCACCGGTGACCACCCAGAACAATGGTGCTCCCACATCAAAAGAGGTAAACAAGAGAGAACTGACTCCCCCTAAAGAGCAGGCCAACTCCTCCACGCCTGAGGAGGAAAAACACGATTTTTCGTCTATGTCATTGCAGGTAACATCTTGCATGTGCTTTCACATGAAGTGGTGCTCGCCTGTGATGACGTCCTTGAAAGAACACAAATAAAATGGCAGGCCTCATCCGTTTAGTTTCTGTTGAGCTTAACAGGTCCGGAGAGTATGATTTGAACAGTTACTTTTCATATCAACAAGGAATTATGAGTTGTATTCATACTTGAGGCTTTTTGCAGTGGTTGTGTCTGTTTAAGCTAGGTGTACGTTTCAAGTTAAAGtcttattgtcagatgcacagaacaacacagggtcagactgggcccaTTATTACCATATTGGCTTACTTGTACCTATTGTAACTCCCATCTTCATTTAGTCACCAGCATCTCCCTCCTTGTGAaggctgtgtgtctgatgtCCATGTCATTATTCAATCTcaggagcagcagcagtacTGGTACAAGCAGCACCTTGCAAATTTGCAGAGGCTGAAAAATGAGAAAGGGCAACAGAATCAGAGCCAGGGGGACAGTCAACCATCACTCCCTAAAAGCCAGCCATCAGGGCCTGATCCTCCACCCCCATCCGAACCTCCAAAAagtactcctccacccccacctcctaaAGAggagccccctcctccacctccaccagagGAAAAGGTAAGAATAAAAAAAGATCATATTTGCCCCTAATGCTCAACACCAATGCTCTTACTCTGAATAAGGAGATCAAAGATCATGGTTGGACACTAGACATTGACATATTGACATAAAAACAATGTGGCTAGATCAGAATATTTTGCCAAGAAAGATTatgaatatatttatttttaagttGTTCTGTTTGAGGCTTGTAGACGTTTGGTAAATGGGATATGACTGTTTATAACAGTTCAGCACGAGACCAAGATCCATATTAACTTATTTTCATGTGCAATCTAATTCATATTCTGTTCTATGTGTGTctccaattatttatttttttaaatcctgTTTGTGTGGTTTAATTATTTTTCCGTTCCGTTTGCGTTGTCCATAAGGGAAATGCTGGTGTGAACGTTTCACACAGAAACCTAGGGTCCATTTAAACGATGACATTGAATCCGCTCTGCCCTCGTTGTGTGTTCAAGCAGCCAGAAGTCACTTCTCAGGACCCCGAAGAAGCGGCCCGCCTGCAGCAGCTCAAGGCTGCGGCGGCCCAGTGGCAACAGGTGCAGCAGCAGAGGGCAGGCATCCAGTACCAGGCCCTCATGCAGCAGCACGAGCAGCTGCAGAAGATCCTGCAGCAGTACCAGCAGCTGATTCAGCAGCCATCACATCTACAGGTAGCGCCGTTTACGTTTTTCCCACTGTTAAATGTTTGATCAGCACTGTGACACGGTGGTCCTAGCTCTCCATAACTTTTATCATCCTCTGGTCCAGACGATGCCTGTTGACATGCAGCTGAGGCATTACGaggtgcagcagcagcagttcgCCCCTGTCTTCCAGGACTGGGACCGCACCTTCCACCTATGGTACGAGCAGTTTCAGTCGTACCCGCACAAAGACCAGCTGCAAGACTACGAACATCAGTGGAAGCAGTGGCAGGAGCAAATGAACTCCACCCATGCCCACTTGCAAGAGCGGGTGAGCACCCTCAGAACCATGGTGCCTTATGGCAGCAGCCAGTACACTGGTGGTGGAGTGATGGGGCAGTGTGGACAGTACCCACCCCCAGGACCAGATGCACAAATGCAACATATGGCCAGCCCTTCTATGTCTAGTATGGAGGCTATAGCCACCACTGGACCAGGGGCCTCGGGTCCACCTCCCACTGGGGGACTAGCTGGTGGACCACCTGGACCAAGGCCACAGTCAGAACCCTACAGTTCCTCTGGACCGCCTGTTAGAGGAGAAGGACCTGCTGTGAGAGGTGCGAGACCAACTGGCCCCCCTCCAGGTCCGCCACCGCACTACCAAGACCCTAGAGGCCCACGGTAATTCATGAATTCCATTGCAACTTTGGGTAGTGCTCTCTTTATTGCATTGTAAAATGTATTCTCAGTCGATTCTTACaagattttttatattttacagaTTTGATGGTCCAAGAGGAAATGGACCAAGGTTTGAGCAGCAGTGCTTTGAAGGACCCCCCAGATTTGATCAAAGGCAGAGATTTGATCATCCTCAGAGAGGAAATGCTCCACGTTTTGGGCAACATATGAGATTTGAACAACCTCCAAGACAGGGCCCTCCTCCTCGCTTTGAACCGCCCCAGCAACAATCAGCTGGAACCCTGCAACGACCACCTGGACCCCCGCATGGACTCCCTGGACCTTTTCAACGACCCCCTGGACCTCAGCAACGACCCCCTTTTCCCCAGCAACGACCCCCTTTTCCCCAGCAACGACCCCCTGGCCCCCAGCAACAACCCCCTGGTCCCCAACAACGACCCCTTGGTCCCCAACATCGACCCCCTGGTCTCCAGCAACGATACCCTGTTCCCCAGCAACGACCCCCTGGACCCCAGCAACGACTCCTTGGTCCCCAGCAACGGCACCCTGGTCCCCAACAACAACACCCTCCTGGGCAACACCCTCCGGGACAACATCCTCCGGGACAACATCCTCCTGGACAACACCCTCCGGGACAACACCCTCCTGGACAAAATCCTCCTGGACAACATCTTCCGGGACAACACCCTCCTGGACAACATCCTCCAGGTCCTCATCCTGAACCAGAACCTGGTTCTAAACCCCTTGTGACTAAGGATGACACACTCCAAGCCTCCAAACCAGCAGGGCAACAACTGCCAACTTCACTGATGAATGTAAAACAGGTAGAGCAAGAAGACTACACCATGGACACACTAGGTGGCTTTTTTGTGCAAAACGACCCCATTCCTCAAACCTCCAAAGTAAAACCTGAACCAACCAAGAAAGGGGAACCTGGGAGTAATGAAGCTATGAAAAATGAGAAAGAGACTCCTCCTGCTGTATCGACTCCTTCCCCGGCTTCTCTGAAGAACACGCCTCCAATCAAGAGCGGCCTCAACACGGATGGGCCAGCGCAGAAAAATCTCAACAATACCGGACCCCAGCAAGGGCCGAAGCCTCAGGGGCCACCAGGGCCTCCAAGAAAAGACATGCCTAGTCAGCCAATCCCTCCGCCTGATATGCCTCGTGGCAGGGGACGTGGCCATCCACCAGGACCTATCAGGGGCCAGGGCCGGGGGATGAGGGGCCGTGGAGGGATACCCAGTGGCCCGGAAGGCCCAGCTCATGGGTTGAATCCCAACCGTGTTCCGTTTGAAGAGGAGGTCGACCAGATGTCATACAATTACAGACAACCACACGAGGAGCTACACGTAGAAGAGGATGACTACCAATGGCAGGAGTCGTCTTTAGAGGAACACGGCGGAGCAGAGTCAGAAGAACCACCCCTTGAGGAGGAAAGGTGGGTTCCAGAGGAGCACCACTaccaagaagaggaagaagaagaatactatGAAGAGCCCGTGAGAGGTGGACATCCAATGGGTGGAGGGCACTGGGAAGAGCCAGAGGCCCAGGAGTACTGGGAAAAAGGGGATCCATATTGGATGGCGGACAGGAGGCCTCCCATTCGAGGCATGAGACCTCCATTCCCCCCTGGCCGTGGCCGTCCCCCTCGCGGTCGTCCTGGCTTCATGCACATGGGTATGAAGCGTCCGCCGCCTCCTCTGCATGACACGATGGACCAGGGACTTGAAGTGGATCCTCATGGGCCACCCATCCATCGTGGGCACGACCCACAAGGACCACCCATGCACCATaacatggagagagacatgagacgCCCCCCACCGTGCGACATGGAAAGGCCCCTGATGAGGCCCCCTCCTTACCACGAAGAGCTTGAGAGGAAACCCGgctggccccagcccccccactccagaggcccccctcccccacctcacgAAATGATGGATAGAGGCCTCATGAGGAGGAGACCTATGGGTCATCGGCCAATGGGCAGAGGAATGGGCAGGGGCATGAGGCGCCCGCCTCCACCCCAAGAAGAACTGGAAGAGGGGTACAACGAGGATTACAGTGAGGAATTCGGGCCCGCGGACGATGGGTATGGACGGCCTCCCCCCCACAATTATCATCCCCGTGGGTTTGAGCGGGATCCAGACTATTACCAGCCCCACGGGGAATGGGACAGAGAACATTCCGAAAGGGACTACCCACCTTTCCCTCCTCGCGGGCCACGGCCACCAGAGCACTTCCGGGAGGAGAAATGGCTGGAGGAGCGAGAGCGTCCATATCCGTACGAAGGGGGTGAGCGGGGAAGAGGAGAGCTCAGGATACGTGAGTATCCCGAGGAGCCACCTTACCGACACGAGGACCCACCCTACCCACCCCCTCCCGAATGGGAAAGACCCGCAAGGCCACCCCCACAGGAGAGAGGGTATCCCCCAGACTTTGAGGGTCGGAGACCCCATTTCGAAGATCACAGATCAGAGTCTTTGgatatccccccacccccaccgcaGTCTGTACCCCTCAGAAACGTTCCAGAGAGCCCCCTAGAACCCACGCCGCAAGCAGTCAGTTCTGGCATACTAGCTCTTTCTCAACGGCAGCATGAAATCATCCTGAAAGCTGCGCAAGAGCTCAAGCTGATAAGGTAATGACATGTTTCTGTTTCATTACAAACCACATATAATATAGTATGCAGATCATAACATTATTTACACCGTAATCTGAAGAAACCCTGCACGTACGTTGCATTGTTCCTATTAGCCCCACTTGCGGATTCATTTTGATACTTACTGTAGAACATGCACAAGGAAGTTCAGTCTGTTGTGTTGTCTCTTTTGGGATTAGAGAAATGCAGGAAGGTAAGAGCCCCGGAGGGGAAGCTCAACTTGGTTCATCTGAACCCACACCTGATTTACCTCCAGGTCTGTTGGGATTAGAGATTCCTCCAGAAGTGAGGAGCGCCTTGAAGGTAAATGACACACATCAGTGATGCTTCAAATATCAGTTATGTTTttattcttaaaaataaaaactttTATTTAACATTGGTAGTTTTTTCTGAATATGTAACATTCTATTTTCTCATAACAGGCTACTATGGTTGGATCTGGACAGCTAGCTTCCAGTGAATCCTACTCAAATACAAGTTACCTGTCATCTGCGCCACCTATTCCCAAACCACCAATTATTCCGAAAACAGTGGATTACGGGCATGGGCATGGTATGGAACattggcggggtgggggggcattAAAAAGGAAGACACAATTTGGATGCTAGCCAAAACTTGAAACCTGTTTGTATTTTCAGAACCAGGTGCAACTGTGGAACGTATTTCTTACGGTGAGAGGATTGTGTTAAGGCCGGATCCAGTTCCTTCAGAAAGAATTTATGATAAAGGTTTGTTCCCccagaaataataataattttctaTAGGAGTAACTGTGGCAGTACATTATGTAAgtgtacatttattcatttagcatattcaatatttaaaataaatgtttttcttttctgcccAGACCTAAGAGATCCTTACAACCGAGATCCATATTACGAAAGGCGGGTTGACCCTTACATGGAGCGTCGGGAGTacagcagagaaagagaaatgtacAGAGAGAAGCCGCCTCCTGATTACGAAAGAGAACGATTCGATAGGGAGAGATACCCCCCCAGAGATGACAGGTAACACTGAAGAACTTTGTGGTTTTAACAGAACCACAGATTATGTTCTCTGGGGTAACTTGGCCCCAGTGTaacatttgtttttgtctttttttttgttgcttcaaGCAAACAGTCCATGGTTGTTGAAGAAAGGTAGTATATCACATTGTGCTGTGTGATTAGTCCAGATGGTTAGAACCATGTGATGGTCTGAGAAAGGAAATCCCTCTTGTTGCTGAGTAGCTGAATTAACCATTCCTCCATCATCTGCCTAGGCCACCTCCAGGACCCCCTCCGCGTCCTGGATATAGAGATCGTGAGAGGGACATGCGGGACAGAGAAGGCCGTAGCAGCCGAGATCAAGAGGAGACCTACGGACGTCCTGCATACGATAGACCCTCATATGAGCGCGGTGGGCCCGAGCGCTATGACCACGGTTCCTCACCATATAGTACGTCAGGCACTACCTCTTATTATGGATAGGTGCACTTCTTCTTGGCCCCAGAGCTAATGGTCAGGGTGTGAGTGATGATGATTGCGTTGTGTCTCAGGTGACCGAAGGAATTACCCCGAGGAGCGAGGTCCTGGCCCTTCCCCGTCACTACCTCCACCACAACCTGCTCCCCAGCGGGTGGAGAAGAAACCAGAGATCAAGAACGTGGAGGACCTTCTCAAACCACCTGGCAGATCTTCTCGTCCCGACAGGGTGCGAATGACGGCTGGCTCTCGGTGGCTTAACAtgtcacacacatgctgtcTCGACATGACTGGTACCATTTCTATAACCACTTTTGTTGTTCCCCAGATTGTCATCATAATGAGAGGACTTCCAGGAAGTGGGAAAAGCCATGTTGCCAAGCTCATCAGGGTGagttaaataaatgtttttggtTTTCAATTTTGAAGAACAGTCACAACAACCATGATGTGATGACATTGGATTGTTGAATTGAATTAAGTTGGAATTCCTTGGAAGGAACCGTAAACACAGGTGTTTGCCCTCGGAGAGCCAGTCTAACAAGCAGCCCGGCATTCACTCATGTCTGAATAGGTGTCAGTTGACGTTGATGGATCATCAAAACAAATTAGCAAAGTAATTCTCAGTAAAAGCTCAAACAATGTACTGTCACTCTTGATAAGCTTCCATATTTTTTGCTTTGTTAAGGACAAGGAGGTAGAGTGTGGAGGCGCCCCACCGAGAGTGCTTGGTTTAGATGATTACTTCATGACTGAAGTGGAAAAGGTAGAGAAGGACCCGGATACAGGCAAACGTATCAAAAACAAGGTGGGAACCTTTTCACTTCTGTTGTCGTATATTCATTTAATGCGCTTGAGATTCATATGCCTTTAATGCGCTTGAGATTCATATGCCTTTGTGAATGCATTATTGGTATTATGCATGGATGTTAGCTAGTGACAAAATTACGTACATAAACAAATGGTGACCTTAATGTGAACCATAAACATGTTCAACACCACTTCCTTCTCCAGGTGCTTGAATACGAGTTTGAGCCAGAGATGGAAGAAACGTATCGGAGCAGCATGCTTAAAACCTTTAAGAAAACCCTGGATGATGGCTTTTTCCCCTTCATCATTATCGACACTATTAACGAGAAGGTGAAACATTTTGACCAGTTCTGGAGTGCAGCCAAAACAAAAGGCTTTGAGGTGAGCAATTTGGACTCTATATGTtctgttttttctttcaaattctTAAAGAAAACGGACAGGATTGTGCCTTTTTTAAATGGGAATATGTAATATGGCATTCATATATGCACAGGCGGGGCGCACAGATTTAACGTTCTTTAACACTGCTAGCATGATATCAAATCTCTGTAGGGATGTTGACAAAGTGGAACCTATGTGCAGCTAGGTAGTTAGAGTTACACTGGTTAGTTATTAACGGCCTCGATTGGATTGTCATTGTCTGTTTTACAAAAAACAGACGAAAGCCAAGATGACAATAGCCAATACTACGTTTTTGTGTAAATCTCGTTGATCATACAAAAATATATGACATAGCACTGGAACGGTTGGAGATTGCAATCATTTGGACATGACGTGTTTCGATATGGGAGCAGTTGGTTGGTTAACGTGCCTCAGCTTCACAAAAAGTTTAACAGTTCTCAACTTTTGTAAATCCCAAAACCCCCCCTCGGCTCTAACCCCAATCCTGATTTTCATTGACAATGTGTTTCTGCTTGTAGCTTTGTCGCGCCGCTGCATGTGTGAATGCCATAGTCAAATAAAGGGGGAGAAGGATTTTAAATATTATAAGACGTCCCAAAAAAAGTCCCTGAGTTAACGAGTCAAATATATATCCTTCCCTAGGTGTACCTTGCTGAAATCACTGCGGACAATCAGACATGTGCGAAGAGAAATGTCCATGCACGCACACTGAAGGACATAAGCAAGGTCTGTATACTGTCACCATCTGTTGATGGCACATTTGCAAATTTGGCAAGTTTAAAGCATGTAGTTTTCATTGAATATAATTCCTACAGATGTTAAGTCACTGGGAGCCCTCGCCACGGCATATGGTTCGTTTGGATGTGAGGTCCCTGCTTCAGGACGCCGCCATTGAAGAGGTATTATACGTCAAGACTGGTTTATATGATATATGGTTTACATTTCACCTAAAATGACTTCACCTAATCTAAAAGGATCAGTAAACATAAATGATCAACAAAACTAGCTTTAGTTCAGTATCCATGTCATGAAATCTTGGGCAACCAATGAAGTTAACAAGTGGACATGCATCTTCCTCTCCTATATGCCAATATATAAAGGAGTTTCAGGAGCATTATTGATCCTCTAAACTTTCAGCATGCCATGGGTTTCAATTGAAGGTAATTGGATGCTTTCATGTTCAAGGTTGAAATGGAGGATTTCAATCCTGATGATGAACCAAAGGAGAtcaagaaagaggaagaggaagaaagcGATCTGGTAGGATCAAGATTGCATGCTCTTGTAGCCATATAGTTGTCAAACCCATTATTCCTGGTATTTGCTGTGTGTCAAAAACGTAATTGAGGATGCTCACATTAGGGTCAGTGAAATTTGTAGAAGTGCAATATCTGGGAAGATTTCCAAGCACAAGGAGCTAAACTATTGAGAAAGCAGTTGACATCTTAATTAACAGAAATAGTTTCTGTAAGTGGTCTCAAACTCAACAATCAGGCAGGATCAAAATGCAGTTTACACATTATTCATTGCGTATTAACAACTGACACAAGGGCTGGTAAGTGTGGTAACAAAAATTAAGTCAATGTTTTGTGGTAGTTTTTTTAAAATTTGATTTCTGCTGAATTGCCATACATTAATCCGGAAAAAGTTTGAATATTGGAAATGTGGTAAATGGTTCATGAGAGGGTTTAGTTTTCAGGAGAATTGTCAAGTATTTGCTTAAAGCAACAGCAACCAAAACCATCTGTTGGAAGTGAACACTTCTGACTGAAACCCAGTAATGTGGCACTTTGTGTAGTTCGCATTGCTGAAATGACCGTTTTCCACAGTTGTACGATCATGTGTaggtatttaaaatgtttcttaAGATGGTAGAGCGGGACACTTGAAATTAGGCTTTAGCAGGCGCTATGTTCATTTAACTATAGCAGATGGATACATTTTGTTGCGTGCTACAAGCATTCTTTCACCAAATGGTAAGTTTTGAGTTGTTGGTATTGCATAGGTAGTAATATTTACTATGTTGAACCCAACATAGCTAAATTGATTGATGTAGTTTATGAAAAAGACAGCTTAATTATTAATGTTGTGATTCCTGGGTTGGAGGTGACCTCTTGTGGAGAACACCATACACAACAACCCCATTTGGCACTGAAGAACAGCATTAATCTTTCTATGAGTGTTGGCATTGTGAATTGTACAGTAAAAAGATAAACAACGTTAATCGACTAATCAAAAGATTGTTATAATGATTAGATGGAGCTGTGCGTAGGGATAATTTAGTATTAGATGACTGGGCTAATAATACATATAGGAGCATGGCTGTAGTACTTACACCCATACTTCCTTATACTCATTTAGAGCAAATATTGACAAATAAGTCCCCTTAATGAACAAACTTGTGGCATTTAGCTTAGAGCAACTTGACAATGCAAGTTCCTAACATTGAGAACAAGTAATGACATACAAGATGTAATACTGCAAATGTACCCATTTAAATTATAATTGCGTTAATGGCATAGTATTGTGACATTCAAAGTTTCAGGATTCAATTATAAGGCAACAGTTCTGAGGATTAATCAAGATAATGTGACAGCTGGAcatattgcaaaaaaaaaatggttttcAAAACTTTAGCTGCTAATATTTACAGCAACACTACCAGTCCACGCATCATTTCTGTAAATGGAATAGATAGGGCTACTAAAAAATATGGATTCTTGACAATTAAAACATAAAATGTTTCATCCATTAGTTTAATTTCCTGGAAATGTTGTTTCTCCAAAACGATATTGCTGGAGTGCTTACCATATTGGTTTCTAACTCAAATCTCTGAGAGGATGAAGGTTGAAATCTACTTTTCTTTGTTCATTGGACATGGAATGACCCACTGACTGTAAGTTTGAAGTAGTTTGGTAGGGTGGAGATTTATTATTGGCGACAGTTTACTAACATGCACCACACAGAACTATTCAAGTAGATTTAGGAATGGCAGTAGTTCTGCACACAAATATGATTATTCATACTGGCTGGTATTATTCACATTATCAGTGTTAGTTTTCAGGAATACTTTCGAGCATTGACTGGGTATTTCAAACAGGAAAACTTCTTACGATACGATTTttttaatggaaaataatataaacTATAATGGAAAGTTATGGAAAATTGATTGGGAACCCTGAaaatgctaaccctaaccctacaatACTTTCATGTTTAGGGTTTTGACTGTTATGTTTGTCATTTGATATAGAATATAGAAGAATGCGAATACAGTGATAAAAAAGATACAGAAAGTGGTCATAAAGAACATGAATTGTCGAAGTTTAtttgacgttttttttttcaaacaacttaagctattttttttttaccaattcaTATATTTTTGGCCTTCAATGCTACAGTTTACGCATTTTGTCCTATTCCTTCCTCCAGTGGGCATGGCTTTGATGGGGTACAATTGTTGTTATAAACTAACCAGTACTAAGTATCATTGTTAAAAAGGTGCACTGTTGTAACCTCAACCTAAAAAACATCACAGGTAAAGAAAATGAAGATCATTGAAAGAACTACAAAAACATAGTCATGGTTCATCAGAAAAGAGGGTCCCCATTTTGTGTGTTGGATGCGTGGAGTGCGGTGTGATTTACAAAAACGAATGTTCCCTTTCATAGCCACGCCTATTGGTGGAAGAAATGGGACACCACTCGTAAAATGTAGCATTCAAGGCAGAAAAACAAATTGGTCGAAATAAATGGCCTACTCATATCATTTTGCATTTAAGGCAAAACAATTGGTTGaaaaaaagtaaaaagaaatacaaaaatgtATGAAAAGAAGAACCACCTGGAAACTCaattcatgttttattttttttatgaccAGGTAAAACCAGTATGACCAAACACCAGTttgacaagtatgttaaaagTTTAACTTATTATGgttttcattattattttaCAGTAAAATCTGCTGATCATGTAATAATCATATGATGGGCAAAGGGTTTTTACACGATTGGCTCTATGATTCAAATACATTATTGGCAAGGTACTCCTTAATAAGGTTGTTTTAATTGAAAAAGCATAAATAATTTCTGTACAAtgacttttatttgagttttattGACCTATTGTACAAAATAC includes:
- the ylpm1 gene encoding YLP motif-containing protein 1 isoform X3 translates to MYPSWGNYGGSQPPAQNFSGPRDQQVRGPSPQVAGFGGYEAPPSSSLFSSLREQHLQQMQQLQQLHQKQLQSVLHHNNDANAYGGGSAIGCPGPWQSEVSGYTDMGPGVPSYFQDETQSMRCPPQQNQPQPPPPQTKEAQPPQPEPTPPPVTTQNNGAPTSKEEQQQYWYKQHLANLQRLKNEKGQQNQSQGDSQPSLPKSQPSGPDPPPPSEPPKSTPPPPPPKEEPPPPPPPEEKPEVTSQDPEEAARLQQLKAAAAQWQQVQQQRAGIQYQALMQQHEQLQKILQQYQQLIQQPSHLQTMPVDMQLRHYEVQQQQFAPVFQDWDRTFHLWYEQFQSYPHKDQLQDYEHQWKQWQEQMNSTHAHLQERVSTLRTMVPYGSSQYTGGGVMGQCGQYPPPGPDAQMQHMASPSMSSMEAIATTGPGASGPPPTGGLAGGPPGPRPQSEPYSSSGPPVRGEGPAVRGARPTGPPPGPPPHYQDPRGPRFDGPRGNGPRFEQQCFEGPPRFDQRQRFDHPQRGNAPRFGQHMRFEQPPRQGPPPRFEPPQQQSAGTLQRPPGPPHGLPGPFQRPPGPQQRPPFPQQRPPFPQQRPPGPQQQPPGPQQRPLGPQHRPPGLQQRYPVPQQRPPGPQQRLLGPQQRHPGPQQQHPPGQHPPGQHPPGQHPPGQHPPGQHPPGQNPPGQHLPGQHPPGQHPPGPHPEPEPGSKPLVTKDDTLQASKPAGQQLPTSLMNVKQVEQEDYTMDTLGGFFVQNDPIPQTSKVKPEPTKKGEPGSNEAMKNEKETPPAVSTPSPASLKNTPPIKSGLNTDGPAQKNLNNTGPQQGPKPQGPPGPPRKDMPSQPIPPPDMPRGRGRGHPPGPIRGQGRGMRGRGGIPSGPEGPAHGLNPNRVPFEEEVDQMSYNYRQPHEELHVEEDDYQWQESSLEEHGGAESEEPPLEEERWVPEEHHYQEEEEEEYYEEPVRGGHPMGGGHWEEPEAQEYWEKGDPYWMADRRPPIRGMRPPFPPGRGRPPRGRPGFMHMGMKRPPPPLHDTMDQGLEVDPHGPPIHRGHDPQGPPMHHNMERDMRRPPPCDMERPLMRPPPYHEELERKPGWPQPPHSRGPPPPPHEMMDRGLMRRRPMGHRPMGRGMGRGMRRPPPPQEELEEGYNEDYSEEFGPADDGYGRPPPHNYHPRGFERDPDYYQPHGEWDREHSERDYPPFPPRGPRPPEHFREEKWLEERERPYPYEGGERGRGELRIREYPEEPPYRHEDPPYPPPPEWERPARPPPQERGYPPDFEGRRPHFEDHRSESLDIPPPPPQSVPLRNVPESPLEPTPQAVSSGILALSQRQHEIILKAAQELKLIREMQEGKSPGGEAQLGSSEPTPDLPPGLLGLEIPPEVRSALKATMVGSGQLASSESYSNTSYLSSAPPIPKPPIIPKTVDYGHGHEPGATVERISYGERIVLRPDPVPSERIYDKDLRDPYNRDPYYERRVDPYMERREYSREREMYREKPPPDYERERFDRERYPPRDDRPPPGPPPRPGYRDRERDMRDREGRSSRDQEETYGRPAYDRPSYERGGPERYDHGSSPYSDRRNYPEERGPGPSPSLPPPQPAPQRVEKKPEIKNVEDLLKPPGRSSRPDRIVIIMRGLPGSGKSHVAKLIRDKEVECGGAPPRVLGLDDYFMTEVEKVEKDPDTGKRIKNKVLEYEFEPEMEETYRSSMLKTFKKTLDDGFFPFIIIDTINEKVKHFDQFWSAAKTKGFEVYLAEITADNQTCAKRNVHARTLKDISKMLSHWEPSPRHMVRLDVRSLLQDAAIEEVEMEDFNPDDEPKEIKKEEEEESDLGYLPKSKWEMDTSEAKLDKLDGLVSGGKRKRDSEDMAGMEDFLQLPDDYATRMSEPGKKRVRWADLEEQKDADRKRAIGFVVGQTDWEKITDESGQLAQRALNRTKYF
- the ylpm1 gene encoding YLP motif-containing protein 1 isoform X2, whose amino-acid sequence is MYPSWGNYGGSQPPAQNFSGPRDQQVRGPSPQVAGFGGYEAPPSSSLFSSLREQHLQQMQQLQQLHQKQLQSVLHHNNDANAYGGGSAIGCPGPWQSEVSGYTDMGPGVPSYFQDETQSMRCPPQQNQPQPPPPQTKEAQPPQPEPTPPPVTTQNNGAPTSKEEQQQYWYKQHLANLQRLKNEKGQQNQSQGDSQPSLPKSQPSGPDPPPPSEPPKSTPPPPPPKEEPPPPPPPEEKQPEVTSQDPEEAARLQQLKAAAAQWQQVQQQRAGIQYQALMQQHEQLQKILQQYQQLIQQPSHLQTMPVDMQLRHYEVQQQQFAPVFQDWDRTFHLWYEQFQSYPHKDQLQDYEHQWKQWQEQMNSTHAHLQERVSTLRTMVPYGSSQYTGGGVMGQCGQYPPPGPDAQMQHMASPSMSSMEAIATTGPGASGPPPTGGLAGGPPGPRPQSEPYSSSGPPVRGEGPAVRGARPTGPPPGPPPHYQDPRGPRFDGPRGNGPRFEQQCFEGPPRFDQRQRFDHPQRGNAPRFGQHMRFEQPPRQGPPPRFEPPQQQSAGTLQRPPGPPHGLPGPFQRPPGPQQRPPFPQQRPPFPQQRPPGPQQQPPGPQQRPLGPQHRPPGLQQRYPVPQQRPPGPQQRLLGPQQRHPGPQQQHPPGQHPPGQHPPGQHPPGQHPPGQHPPGQNPPGQHLPGQHPPGQHPPGPHPEPEPGSKPLVTKDDTLQASKPAGQQLPTSLMNVKQVEQEDYTMDTLGGFFVQNDPIPQTSKVKPEPTKKGEPGSNEAMKNEKETPPAVSTPSPASLKNTPPIKSGLNTDGPAQKNLNNTGPQQGPKPQGPPGPPRKDMPSQPIPPPDMPRGRGRGHPPGPIRGQGRGMRGRGGIPSGPEGPAHGLNPNRVPFEEEVDQMSYNYRQPHEELHVEEDDYQWQESSLEEHGGAESEEPPLEEERWVPEEHHYQEEEEEEYYEEPVRGGHPMGGGHWEEPEAQEYWEKGDPYWMADRRPPIRGMRPPFPPGRGRPPRGRPGFMHMGMKRPPPPLHDTMDQGLEVDPHGPPIHRGHDPQGPPMHHNMERDMRRPPPCDMERPLMRPPPYHEELERKPGWPQPPHSRGPPPPPHEMMDRGLMRRRPMGHRPMGRGMGRGMRRPPPPQEELEEGYNEDYSEEFGPADDGYGRPPPHNYHPRGFERDPDYYQPHGEWDREHSERDYPPFPPRGPRPPEHFREEKWLEERERPYPYEGGERGRGELRIREYPEEPPYRHEDPPYPPPPEWERPARPPPQERGYPPDFEGRRPHFEDHRSESLDIPPPPPQSVPLRNVPESPLEPTPQAVSSGILALSQRQHEIILKAAQELKLIREMQEGKSPGGEAQLGSSEPTPDLPPGLLGLEIPPEVRSALKATMVGSGQLASSESYSNTSYLSSAPPIPKPPIIPKTVDYGHGHEPGATVERISYGERIVLRPDPVPSERIYDKDLRDPYNRDPYYERRVDPYMERREYSREREMYREKPPPDYERERFDRERYPPRDDRPPPGPPPRPGYRDRERDMRDREGRSSRDQEETYGRPAYDRPSYERGGPERYDHGSSPYSDRRNYPEERGPGPSPSLPPPQPAPQRVEKKPEIKNVEDLLKPPGRSSRPDRIVIIMRGLPGSGKSHVAKLIRDKEVECGGAPPRVLGLDDYFMTEVEKVEKDPDTGKRIKNKVLEYEFEPEMEETYRSSMLKTFKKTLDDGFFPFIIIDTINEKVKHFDQFWSAAKTKGFEVYLAEITADNQTCAKRNVHARTLKDISKMLSHWEPSPRHMVRLDVRSLLQDAAIEEVEMEDFNPDDEPKEIKKEEEEESDLGYLPKSKWEMDTSEAKLDKLDGLVSGGKRKRDSEDMAGMEDFLQLPDDYATRMSEPGKKRVRWADLEEQKDADRKRAIGFVVGQTDWEKITDESGQLAQRALNRTKYF